One stretch of Bacillota bacterium DNA includes these proteins:
- a CDS encoding alpha/beta-type small acid-soluble spore protein has translation MAKGSAQIGKKVVPEAHKALDNMKYEIAAELGIPVYQGSEDYWGHIPSRDCGAVGGHMVRRMIEMAERALVKQQGTY, from the coding sequence GTGGCAAAAGGCAGCGCACAAATCGGTAAGAAAGTAGTGCCAGAAGCCCATAAGGCCCTCGACAATATGAAGTATGAAATCGCGGCAGAACTAGGGATCCCGGTTTACCAGGGTAGCGAAGACTACTGGGGACACATTCCCTCTCGCGACTGCGGCGCGGTCGGCGGTCACATGGTGCGCAGAATGATTGAAATGGCGGAACGGGCTTTAGTGAAGCAGCAGGGAACGTACTAG
- the scfB gene encoding thioether cross-link-forming SCIFF peptide maturase: MHVFTFRGTTLVLDPITGSLFAVDELAGEVIKSYGQASPSEVRQKLSARFSPADIDVALEEVKALCDEGLLNVALPQEPEFAEDSPQVKALCLHVAHDCNLRCKYCFAATGNFGGGRTLMDVETGKAAIDFLLRSSGSRKHLEVDFFGGEPLLNFAVVKEIVAYGRKEAEKENKILRFTLTTNGTLLGEEETSFLNENQMSVVLSLDGRAAVNDFLRPFADDVGSYASVSEAILKFVASRGGKNYFVRGTYTAHNLDFARDVEHLYELGLREISLEPVVGGAGESFALTREHEEALCREYDRLTDFYLEKQENGDPFNFFHFNVATYNGPCFGKRIIGCGAGWDYVAITPDGDIYPCHQFVGNEPFKLGTVFEGLVNLDLPRELAQVNVYRKPDCLACWAKLYCSGGCHASAFYAHGNFLKPDALACVLQKKRIECALGISTLKATR; the protein is encoded by the coding sequence GTGCACGTATTTACTTTTCGCGGCACGACTTTAGTTTTAGACCCCATCACCGGCTCCCTGTTTGCCGTAGACGAGCTAGCAGGAGAGGTTATTAAAAGTTACGGCCAAGCTTCGCCAAGTGAAGTAAGGCAGAAACTCAGCGCTCGTTTTTCTCCCGCTGACATTGACGTAGCTCTTGAAGAAGTGAAAGCCCTTTGTGATGAAGGGCTTTTAAATGTCGCCCTGCCGCAAGAACCAGAGTTCGCCGAGGACAGCCCGCAGGTCAAAGCCTTGTGCCTGCATGTCGCCCACGACTGCAATTTGCGCTGTAAGTACTGCTTTGCCGCTACCGGCAACTTTGGCGGTGGACGCACTTTGATGGATGTAGAAACAGGCAAGGCGGCCATAGACTTTCTTTTGCGTTCGTCTGGTAGCCGCAAACATCTCGAGGTCGATTTTTTTGGTGGTGAACCACTGCTAAACTTTGCTGTCGTCAAAGAGATAGTTGCTTATGGCCGCAAAGAGGCAGAGAAAGAAAACAAAATTCTCCGTTTCACCCTGACGACGAACGGCACCTTGCTCGGGGAGGAGGAAACAAGTTTTCTCAATGAAAACCAAATGTCTGTGGTGCTGAGCCTAGACGGGCGGGCCGCAGTTAACGATTTCTTGCGCCCTTTTGCCGACGATGTCGGTAGTTACGCGTCAGTAAGCGAGGCTATCCTTAAATTCGTCGCTAGTCGTGGTGGAAAAAATTACTTTGTGCGCGGTACCTATACCGCTCACAATCTCGATTTTGCCAGGGACGTAGAGCATCTCTATGAGCTAGGGTTGCGGGAGATTTCACTTGAGCCGGTAGTGGGCGGAGCAGGTGAATCGTTCGCCTTAACTAGGGAACACGAGGAGGCTCTATGTCGGGAATACGATCGTTTGACAGATTTTTACCTAGAGAAACAAGAAAACGGGGACCCCTTTAATTTTTTTCATTTCAATGTGGCAACCTATAACGGGCCGTGCTTCGGCAAACGCATTATAGGTTGTGGTGCCGGGTGGGATTATGTGGCAATAACACCAGATGGTGATATTTACCCCTGCCATCAATTTGTGGGGAACGAGCCATTTAAATTGGGAACAGTGTTTGAGGGCTTGGTAAACCTAGACTTGCCGCGTGAACTCGCGCAAGTGAATGTTTACCGTAAACCAGACTGCCTGGCGTGCTGGGCTAAACTCTACTGCAGTGGCGGTTGCCATGCTTCTGCCTTCTATGCTCATGGCAACTTCCTCAAGCCCGACGCCTTAGCCTGCGTCTTGCAAAAAAAACGGATTGAATGCGCGCTAGGAATTAGCACCCTTAAAGCCACAAGGTAG
- the scfA gene encoding six-cysteine ranthipeptide SCIFF gives MNKHIKTLVKGSIIATEKNTACRECQTSCQSACKTSCTVGNQVCQNKN, from the coding sequence ATGAATAAACACATCAAGACCCTAGTAAAAGGCAGCATCATAGCTACCGAAAAAAACACCGCCTGCAGGGAATGCCAAACTTCATGTCAATCTGCCTGCAAGACTTCTTGCACCGTTGGCAATCAGGTCTGCCAAAACAAGAACTAG
- a CDS encoding DNA polymerase III subunit alpha, whose protein sequence is MFVHLHVHSHFSFKDATPSPLRLAQRAKELGMSALALTDHNTLAGAIRFYQACRRHDVKPIIGCEITLDTGHHLVLLAMNIKGYGNLCRLVTAMHLSNPSKKTEASLAMVEKHSMDLICLTACSQRQVITRACLINLKEIFADRLYVELENPLTQDSPRVLRQLVHLAEELELPLVATNNVHFLSPPDHRCRDILAAMGENVTALHLGSTRHPNSERYFKSATEMDSLFKEYPEAVKNCSQVAARCNLELPLGTYRFPYFPLPADKSDAFLYLQELCLDGLGQLYPKDLAPLSRLDYELSVIRELGFVEYFLVVWDIVNFARSEKIRCSGRGSAGDSLVAYVLGITAADPVDNNLIFERFLNPERRGMPDIDLDFDSARRDEVLAYVYHRYSESKVAMVGTVNTYSSRSALREVAKALSFSSSEISHLAAFMPRTAASNMEAAIEKLPELSSFPKGPRYDDLLAICAELEGVPRHLSVHLGGVVISREPLTDLVPLEWSAKGIIVTQYDKDDIEALGLVKMDLLGLRVLSAIQYAVDSLARAEVHISTSEIPLDDPKTFALLQSTHTVGVFQLESPGMRELLGRLQPTTFSDVVANIALFRPGPMQADMISPFIARRHGEEEVSYSHESLRPILGETYGVIVYQEQVLQVAAALAGFSLGQGDLLRRAMTKNCSPEELETIQTAFLAGCRERHVANEVAETVFKQLAAFAAYGFNKGHAANFGLVAYQTAYLKAHYPAHFLAGVLNNQPMGFYPSRVVLNEARLSGIAILPLDLGHSKYDFTVEGSALRVGLMCIPSFTAAHYALLEDNRTAQELQSLSDALRRLPFPEQLWQSLLQAGALDCFGARSSLANTILHSFATTKKATRGQFSLWIEEEASDYGSAPPSLKERLRGELAITGLTYTMHPLRLYEDYYRKLNITYSADLLKQTHGARLKVAGFIVARQTPPTRSKQRVIFLTIEDPTGLIDVAVFSHAQQKYAACALEATLLYIEGTVRRTGRRSVSINAEKVLDLRSVVTCDGAKTPLP, encoded by the coding sequence ATGTTTGTGCATCTGCATGTTCACTCGCATTTTAGTTTTAAAGACGCGACCCCTTCCCCGCTACGACTAGCGCAAAGAGCCAAAGAGCTCGGAATGTCGGCTCTAGCGCTCACCGACCACAACACACTAGCCGGTGCTATTCGTTTCTACCAGGCTTGCCGGCGCCATGATGTTAAACCCATCATTGGGTGCGAAATCACCCTCGACACAGGACACCACCTTGTTTTACTGGCGATGAATATCAAAGGCTACGGCAACCTTTGCCGCCTTGTGACAGCCATGCACCTCTCAAACCCTAGCAAGAAGACGGAAGCCTCCCTCGCCATGGTTGAAAAACACAGTATGGATCTAATTTGCCTGACCGCCTGCTCGCAGCGGCAAGTAATTACCCGTGCCTGCCTGATTAATCTCAAAGAAATTTTCGCTGACCGACTCTACGTGGAGCTAGAGAACCCCCTCACACAGGATAGCCCTCGCGTCCTGCGCCAGCTTGTTCATCTCGCAGAGGAACTAGAGTTGCCGTTAGTAGCCACCAATAATGTGCACTTTCTTTCTCCCCCTGATCACCGTTGTCGCGATATTTTAGCGGCCATGGGCGAGAACGTTACCGCTCTGCATCTAGGGTCGACGCGACATCCCAATAGCGAACGCTATTTTAAGAGTGCCACCGAAATGGATTCTCTATTTAAGGAATACCCCGAGGCTGTAAAAAACTGCAGCCAAGTAGCCGCACGCTGCAACTTAGAGCTCCCGCTAGGGACGTATCGCTTTCCTTACTTCCCTTTACCAGCAGATAAAAGCGATGCCTTTTTGTATTTGCAAGAGCTCTGCCTAGATGGTCTAGGGCAGCTCTACCCTAAAGACCTTGCGCCGCTCTCCCGTCTCGATTACGAGCTCAGCGTTATTCGCGAGCTAGGTTTTGTGGAGTACTTTCTCGTGGTGTGGGACATTGTCAATTTCGCCCGCAGCGAAAAAATACGCTGCTCTGGCCGGGGTTCGGCGGGAGATTCGCTGGTTGCCTATGTACTCGGCATAACCGCGGCAGACCCAGTCGACAACAACCTTATCTTTGAAAGGTTTTTAAACCCTGAGCGCCGCGGCATGCCCGATATTGACCTAGACTTCGATTCGGCGCGGCGCGACGAAGTGCTCGCCTATGTCTACCACCGTTACAGCGAAAGCAAAGTGGCCATGGTGGGCACAGTCAACACCTATAGTTCGCGCAGTGCTCTGCGTGAGGTCGCTAAGGCCCTCTCCTTTTCTAGCTCTGAGATTAGCCATCTCGCCGCCTTTATGCCCCGCACCGCGGCCAGTAACATGGAGGCGGCTATAGAGAAGTTGCCAGAGCTATCCTCCTTTCCTAAGGGGCCACGCTATGATGATCTACTCGCGATTTGTGCCGAACTGGAGGGAGTACCGCGCCATTTAAGCGTGCACTTAGGGGGCGTGGTAATTAGCCGCGAACCTCTTACCGACCTAGTACCCCTAGAATGGAGCGCTAAGGGCATTATTGTCACTCAATACGACAAGGATGACATCGAGGCCCTCGGCCTTGTTAAGATGGACCTCTTGGGATTAAGAGTGCTTTCGGCTATACAGTATGCCGTGGACTCTCTCGCTCGGGCTGAAGTTCATATCAGCACCAGTGAAATTCCTTTAGACGACCCAAAGACCTTCGCCCTACTGCAGTCGACCCACACTGTGGGTGTTTTTCAATTAGAGAGCCCTGGCATGCGCGAGCTCCTAGGGCGACTACAGCCAACTACTTTTAGTGATGTCGTGGCCAATATCGCCCTTTTCCGCCCTGGCCCCATGCAGGCCGATATGATTTCACCCTTTATAGCTCGGCGCCATGGGGAAGAGGAAGTAAGCTACAGCCACGAAAGCTTGCGCCCCATCTTGGGCGAAACTTACGGGGTCATTGTCTATCAGGAGCAAGTGCTACAAGTCGCGGCAGCACTAGCCGGCTTTAGCCTCGGTCAGGGCGACCTTTTGCGTCGTGCCATGACTAAGAACTGCTCGCCAGAAGAGCTAGAGACTATTCAGACGGCCTTTTTGGCGGGATGCCGCGAACGCCACGTTGCCAACGAGGTTGCGGAGACGGTGTTTAAGCAGCTGGCGGCCTTTGCCGCATATGGCTTTAATAAGGGACATGCCGCGAATTTCGGCCTGGTCGCCTACCAGACTGCCTATCTTAAAGCGCACTACCCCGCCCATTTTCTCGCTGGGGTGCTCAATAACCAACCGATGGGTTTCTACCCGTCGCGCGTTGTCCTAAATGAAGCGCGCCTTTCTGGCATTGCTATTTTGCCTCTCGATCTTGGCCATAGCAAGTATGACTTTACCGTAGAAGGTAGTGCCCTACGTGTCGGCCTGATGTGCATCCCCTCTTTTACAGCGGCCCACTACGCCCTGCTCGAGGACAACCGCACCGCACAAGAACTGCAAAGCTTGTCAGATGCCTTAAGACGCCTCCCCTTCCCAGAGCAGCTATGGCAAAGCCTGCTTCAGGCCGGAGCACTAGACTGTTTTGGCGCGCGCAGTAGCTTGGCGAACACCATCTTGCACTCTTTCGCTACCACAAAGAAAGCTACCCGCGGCCAATTTTCTCTCTGGATTGAAGAGGAGGCCAGCGACTATGGCTCGGCTCCCCCGAGCCTCAAAGAGCGTTTGCGGGGAGAGCTAGCTATTACCGGTCTGACCTACACCATGCATCCCTTGCGCCTCTATGAGGATTACTACCGCAAACTAAATATAACCTACAGTGCGGATCTGCTAAAACAAACGCATGGCGCACGCCTCAAGGTGGCCGGCTTTATCGTGGCAAGGCAAACACCCCCTACTCGGAGTAAGCAGCGGGTGATATTTCTCACCATTGAAGACCCCACTGGCCTGATTGATGTCGCCGTGTTTTCCCATGCCCAGCAAAAATACGCCGCCTGCGCTTTAGAGGCGACCCTGCTCTACATCGAAGGCACCGTGCGGCGTACAGGCAGACGTAGTGTTAGCATCAACGCCGAAAAAGTCTTGGATTTAAGGAGTGTCGTTACCTGCGATGGCGCAAAGACTCCCTTGCCTTAG
- a CDS encoding TIGR04086 family membrane protein, with product MARVMPGRRAVRGAEAAKTAFQVMPILKGTGAAILLSVVLFGVVSILFAYTALPEHYMSLVATLAGVSSVLWGGGYAARKSGRSALLYGSLVGLMYSVLVLAFGAMVLAEPVAREVLWRVGGAVVCGGVGGLLAPKARESLRHRR from the coding sequence ATGGCGCGAGTAATGCCAGGGCGTAGAGCTGTGCGAGGGGCGGAGGCAGCAAAAACAGCATTTCAGGTAATGCCTATCCTCAAAGGCACGGGCGCAGCGATTCTTCTCTCGGTTGTTCTTTTTGGTGTCGTCAGTATTCTCTTCGCCTATACCGCCCTGCCCGAGCACTATATGTCGCTGGTTGCCACTCTTGCTGGGGTCTCTAGTGTGCTGTGGGGCGGCGGTTATGCAGCGCGTAAGAGCGGGCGCAGTGCCCTTTTGTACGGCAGTTTAGTGGGGTTAATGTACAGTGTGCTGGTGTTGGCGTTTGGCGCTATGGTCTTGGCGGAGCCCGTAGCCAGAGAAGTGTTGTGGCGCGTTGGCGGTGCCGTGGTCTGTGGAGGAGTGGGTGGTCTTCTCGCGCCTAAGGCAAGGGAGTCTTTGCGCCATCGCAGGTAA
- the tgt gene encoding tRNA guanosine(34) transglycosylase Tgt — protein sequence MAIKFTLHKTCAQTGARLGTLETPHGSFPTPIFMPVGTQATVKTLTPQQVEGIGAKIILSNTYHLYLRPGHKLVEKAGGLHNFMQWPGSILTDSGGYQVFSLNDLRKISEDGVEFRSHIDGSKHFLSPEKVMEVQNALGADIIMCFDECAPYPAERSYVLPSLERTIRWAKRCHEAHHDTHRQALFGIIQGGMYHDLRARSVEKMLEFDFPGYSIGGLSVGEPKPLMYEILDSTVPLLPPFKPRYLMGVGSPDALVEGVLRGIDMFDCVLPTRVARNGMALTRFGKVVVRNNPYAEDFAPLEEGCDCYTCQKFSRAYLRHLIKADEVLGLVLVSLHNLRFLVRLMEQMRQAIKEDRSGDFAKEVLEVLGSNKK from the coding sequence TTGGCCATTAAATTTACCCTACATAAAACTTGCGCACAGACTGGGGCTCGTCTTGGCACCTTGGAGACACCGCATGGTAGCTTCCCTACGCCTATTTTTATGCCTGTCGGAACTCAAGCCACAGTAAAGACGCTGACCCCGCAGCAAGTAGAAGGCATAGGCGCTAAGATTATTCTCAGCAATACCTACCATCTTTACTTACGCCCCGGCCATAAGTTAGTGGAGAAGGCAGGGGGCTTGCATAATTTTATGCAATGGCCAGGCAGTATTCTCACGGATAGCGGCGGCTACCAAGTTTTTTCGCTTAATGATCTGCGTAAGATCAGCGAAGACGGGGTGGAGTTTCGCTCCCATATCGATGGTTCGAAACACTTTTTGAGCCCCGAGAAAGTTATGGAAGTACAGAATGCCCTTGGCGCAGATATAATAATGTGTTTTGATGAATGTGCGCCCTATCCTGCCGAGCGGAGCTATGTGCTTCCGTCTTTAGAGCGTACCATTCGGTGGGCGAAACGCTGCCATGAAGCACACCACGACACCCACAGACAAGCTCTCTTTGGCATCATACAGGGCGGCATGTACCATGATCTGCGGGCGCGCAGCGTAGAGAAAATGCTAGAATTCGATTTTCCGGGCTACTCTATCGGCGGCCTAAGTGTGGGCGAGCCGAAACCTTTGATGTACGAAATTCTCGACAGCACTGTGCCCTTGCTGCCGCCTTTCAAGCCGCGTTACCTAATGGGTGTGGGTTCCCCAGATGCCTTGGTAGAGGGTGTCTTGCGCGGCATAGATATGTTTGACTGTGTTTTACCAACGCGCGTGGCGCGTAATGGTATGGCGCTCACTCGTTTTGGCAAAGTAGTGGTGCGCAACAACCCCTACGCGGAAGACTTTGCCCCTCTCGAAGAGGGCTGTGACTGCTACACTTGCCAGAAGTTTAGTCGCGCCTACCTGCGGCATCTCATCAAGGCGGACGAAGTGCTAGGCCTAGTGCTCGTCTCGCTGCACAACTTGCGTTTCCTGGTCAGGTTAATGGAACAGATGCGGCAAGCTATTAAAGAAGACAGAAGTGGCGACTTCGCCAAAGAAGTCCTCGAAGTACTAGGTAGCAATAAGAAATAA
- the queA gene encoding tRNA preQ1(34) S-adenosylmethionine ribosyltransferase-isomerase QueA, giving the protein MRVSDYDFELPEELIAQHPLAERTASRLLVLHKNSGAVEHRRFPDVLEILNPGDCLVLNDTRVLPARLLGRKVGGGAAVEFVLLKPLAHHLEWEVLARPGKRLSKGTVVQFGAGELTAEILDDTAAGGKSVRFTVDGDFYAMLDKLGQMPLPPYIKEQLLDRERYQTVYSRHLGSAAAPTAGLHFTAELLDEVRARGVKVVFLTLHIGLGTFRPVQVDDIADHKMHSEYFEVSAETAEVITQTKQGGGRVVCVGTTPMRTLESIGTEDGLVVASSGWTDIFIYPGFKFKIVDGLITNFHLPKSTLIMLVAALAGRENVLEAYHAAIRERYRFFSFGDAMLII; this is encoded by the coding sequence TTGCGAGTATCTGATTACGATTTTGAACTACCCGAGGAACTAATCGCGCAGCACCCCTTAGCAGAACGAACGGCTTCGCGTTTGCTCGTGCTCCATAAGAACAGCGGTGCCGTTGAGCACCGCCGTTTTCCTGATGTTTTAGAAATTTTAAACCCCGGCGACTGCCTCGTGCTCAATGATACGAGGGTGCTTCCGGCACGGCTCTTGGGGCGTAAGGTAGGGGGTGGGGCGGCGGTAGAGTTTGTCCTGCTTAAACCACTGGCGCATCATCTCGAATGGGAGGTGCTCGCTCGTCCTGGAAAGCGGTTGTCAAAAGGTACAGTGGTGCAATTTGGCGCTGGAGAATTGACGGCAGAAATCCTAGATGACACCGCAGCAGGTGGCAAGTCAGTGCGTTTTACTGTTGACGGGGATTTTTATGCCATGCTCGATAAACTTGGGCAGATGCCCTTACCTCCCTACATTAAAGAGCAACTGCTCGATAGGGAGAGGTATCAGACCGTCTATTCGCGACACTTAGGTTCGGCTGCTGCTCCGACGGCAGGCCTACACTTCACCGCGGAGCTACTCGACGAAGTTCGCGCTAGGGGGGTTAAGGTAGTCTTTCTTACCCTGCATATTGGCCTGGGTACTTTTCGCCCTGTGCAAGTGGACGACATTGCCGACCACAAGATGCACAGCGAGTATTTTGAAGTCTCGGCAGAGACCGCAGAGGTCATTACACAGACCAAGCAAGGCGGGGGCAGGGTAGTGTGCGTTGGCACAACCCCTATGCGCACGCTAGAATCCATTGGCACGGAAGATGGCCTAGTGGTGGCGAGTTCGGGGTGGACGGATATTTTCATTTACCCGGGCTTTAAGTTCAAAATTGTCGACGGGCTAATTACTAATTTTCACTTGCCGAAATCCACACTCATCATGTTGGTGGCGGCATTAGCCGGGCGAGAGAATGTGCTAGAGGCCTACCACGCGGCGATTCGCGAACGCTACCGATTTTTTTCTTTTGGCGATGCTATGTTGATAATTTAG
- a CDS encoding SpoIID/LytB domain-containing protein has protein sequence MSFLNAKSRLLIIGLIGALLLGLPLWYGSPLFADGGPLLASTFRIGLHSGNLTLPAATLRYSGQVRFFMADFLENTVEIMVDDAGSWRIEREAIRLQVGPFSTLAEAQTTLGRWPASLQPSFVVQEGAGFLAVGGLFFTAAQASEALLSLRQAGIEGNVRGAMFLVTDHAFSTRAEAELQRVSLVAAGISTTLFFDGTYRLAAGRELDSVGLSRLRAELAVVLPLFTFSEVPTDFRRIEVIRQDGRHLFTFANLPRRVLRAEIVQGLDVAMSIDGRLHRGIFEFAVNSAHRFLVVGIMDVDDYLKGVVPREMPASWPLEALKAQAVVARTYAYANRNRHGADGFDLCTLSTCCQAYGGVAWEHEASSRAVDETRGVIILANGRPAATFYHSDSGGHTENVENVWGGTPQSFLVGVPDPFPAAAGSTHTTWHNEITQETMQSIVRHNRGDVGTILSLHVARRYQSGRVAELVINGTRGSVTYTRQQARLFDGSAGLFALRSTMYNVTATLPQLFVHQGQSVGRASSLQNMHVATAAGQQALPARETYVVQGAAGTRSINAVPTSFVFSGSGWGHGVGMSQWGARGMATAGHTFRDILLHYYRGVDLINLVN, from the coding sequence ATGTCGTTTCTTAACGCCAAGTCTCGCCTACTCATCATTGGCCTCATTGGCGCCCTGCTCTTGGGCCTGCCTCTCTGGTACGGTAGCCCCCTCTTTGCCGATGGGGGACCACTCTTGGCGAGTACATTTCGCATTGGTCTGCACAGTGGCAATTTAACTCTACCTGCCGCAACGCTACGCTACAGTGGGCAGGTGCGGTTCTTTATGGCCGATTTTCTCGAGAACACCGTTGAAATTATGGTCGACGACGCAGGCTCTTGGCGCATAGAACGCGAGGCCATTCGCCTACAAGTCGGGCCCTTTTCTACATTAGCTGAAGCCCAAACAACCCTGGGACGCTGGCCAGCAAGCTTGCAACCTAGCTTTGTGGTGCAAGAAGGCGCAGGGTTTTTGGCAGTGGGAGGACTATTTTTCACAGCTGCGCAGGCGAGTGAAGCCTTGCTATCCCTGCGGCAAGCCGGTATAGAGGGTAACGTGCGTGGAGCTATGTTCCTCGTCACTGATCATGCCTTTTCTACCCGTGCTGAAGCCGAGTTGCAGAGGGTCAGCCTCGTTGCTGCCGGTATTTCTACTACGCTTTTCTTCGACGGCACCTACCGCCTAGCCGCTGGCAGGGAGTTAGACTCCGTAGGGCTTAGCCGTCTGCGCGCGGAACTAGCCGTAGTTCTGCCTCTCTTTACTTTTAGCGAAGTCCCCACAGATTTTCGGCGCATTGAAGTGATTCGACAGGACGGCAGGCATTTGTTTACTTTTGCCAATCTTCCGCGTAGGGTTTTGCGCGCGGAGATCGTGCAGGGCCTAGATGTAGCCATGAGTATAGATGGGCGCCTGCACCGAGGTATTTTTGAGTTTGCCGTCAATAGTGCGCATCGCTTCTTAGTGGTCGGCATTATGGACGTTGACGATTATCTTAAGGGCGTTGTGCCGCGCGAGATGCCCGCCTCGTGGCCCCTCGAAGCACTAAAGGCGCAAGCCGTGGTGGCTAGGACCTATGCTTATGCCAATCGTAATCGTCATGGTGCGGACGGCTTTGATTTGTGTACCCTGAGCACTTGTTGTCAAGCCTATGGCGGGGTAGCCTGGGAACACGAAGCATCGAGCCGCGCGGTGGACGAGACGCGGGGAGTGATAATCTTAGCTAACGGTCGCCCAGCCGCCACCTTCTACCACTCAGACAGCGGCGGACATACCGAAAACGTAGAGAATGTGTGGGGCGGTACGCCGCAGAGTTTTCTGGTCGGGGTGCCCGATCCCTTTCCGGCGGCGGCAGGTAGCACACATACCACCTGGCATAATGAAATCACCCAAGAGACCATGCAGAGTATTGTGCGCCATAATAGGGGCGATGTGGGGACGATACTTTCGCTACATGTGGCGAGGCGCTACCAGTCTGGCCGGGTGGCAGAGCTCGTTATCAATGGGACTAGGGGCTCAGTCACTTACACGAGACAGCAGGCTCGCCTTTTTGACGGCAGTGCAGGGTTGTTTGCCTTACGTTCTACCATGTACAATGTAACAGCCACACTCCCGCAGTTGTTTGTTCACCAGGGCCAGTCGGTCGGTAGAGCGTCGTCGCTGCAAAACATGCATGTAGCCACGGCCGCGGGGCAGCAGGCTTTGCCAGCTAGAGAAACTTATGTTGTCCAAGGTGCTGCGGGCACTAGGAGCATCAATGCCGTACCCACCAGTTTTGTCTTTAGCGGCAGTGGTTGGGGACATGGTGTAGGCATGAGCCAGTGGGGCGCACGTGGCATGGCTACGGCTGGGCATACTTTCCGCGACATTTTGTTACATTACTACCGTGGGGTTGACCTTATCAACTTAGTCAACTAG
- a CDS encoding epoxyqueuosine reductase QueH, protein MRLLLHICCGPCATYVVKHLREAGHELTGYFFNPNIHPPEEYERRLLGAKTFCQSVGLELGLDEKCSQASWQAATLTDLAERCYLCYGLRLSRVAEIAVREGYDAFSSTLLISPFQQHDEIKRAGEVAALRYGVAFHYADWRSYFKLTYQLARERALYRQKYCGCFLSERERLAEKALVPPKPKS, encoded by the coding sequence GTGCGCCTTTTACTCCACATTTGTTGCGGCCCCTGTGCGACCTACGTTGTTAAACATTTGCGCGAGGCGGGGCATGAGCTGACTGGGTACTTTTTTAACCCTAACATCCATCCGCCCGAAGAGTACGAGCGGCGACTCCTTGGCGCAAAGACTTTTTGCCAGAGTGTAGGCCTCGAGTTAGGCCTTGACGAAAAATGCAGCCAAGCAAGTTGGCAAGCCGCCACCCTAACAGATCTCGCGGAGCGCTGCTACCTCTGCTACGGGTTGCGACTAAGTAGAGTGGCCGAAATCGCCGTGCGCGAGGGTTATGACGCTTTTAGTAGCACACTCCTAATTAGTCCCTTTCAGCAGCATGACGAGATTAAGAGAGCGGGGGAGGTGGCCGCCCTGCGCTACGGCGTAGCCTTCCACTATGCCGACTGGCGTTCTTACTTTAAGCTCACTTACCAACTCGCCCGTGAGCGCGCCCTGTATCGACAGAAATACTGCGGTTGTTTTCTGAGTGAACGCGAACGCCTAGCCGAAAAGGCCCTTGTGCCACCTAAGCCCAAATCCTAG